In Desulfobulbus oralis, one DNA window encodes the following:
- the cobO gene encoding cob(I)yrinic acid a,c-diamide adenosyltransferase yields METKGLLMVFTGTGKGKTTAALGMALRASGHGLPVCVIQFIKGNWRYGELDALPKLGVELHTMGRGFTWKSDNLDEDRRLALEGWNFARERMGSGRYHMIILDEFTYLLHYRMLDLAPCLETLAQRDPALHLVITGRYAPEPLIELADLVTEMQAVKHPLQQGIKAQRGVEF; encoded by the coding sequence ATGGAAACAAAAGGATTGCTCATGGTTTTCACCGGCACGGGCAAGGGCAAGACCACGGCCGCTCTGGGCATGGCCCTGCGCGCCTCCGGGCACGGACTGCCGGTCTGCGTCATCCAGTTCATCAAGGGCAACTGGCGCTACGGCGAGCTGGACGCCTTGCCAAAGCTGGGCGTGGAGCTGCATACCATGGGCCGGGGCTTTACCTGGAAATCCGACAATCTGGACGAAGACCGGCGGCTGGCCCTGGAAGGCTGGAACTTTGCCCGGGAACGCATGGGTTCTGGCCGGTACCATATGATCATTCTGGACGAGTTCACCTATCTTCTGCACTACCGGATGCTGGATTTGGCGCCGTGCCTGGAAACGCTGGCCCAGCGCGATCCTGCCCTGCACCTGGTCATCACCGGCCGCTACGCGCCAGAGCCCCTGATCGAGCTGGCCGATCTGGTGACCGAGATGCAGGCCGTCAAGCATCCCCTGCAGCAGGGCATCAAGGCTCAGCGGGGCGTGGAATTCTGA
- a CDS encoding DUF2062 domain-containing protein: MGWRDWKHLIRRRARHIYRRTVREKASPEFIAKGWAIGMFYGCLAPFGLQICLSIPTALWLRGSKTGAIFGTLITNPVTIVFLYPMQCYVGLHCMGSNHSYHAIERALANVLQEQNWHALSGIGWELIAAFFLGGALLACIMTPLCYYGIRFLVIRHREKLARKARDSVSGQEVRPAPEERGADKG; the protein is encoded by the coding sequence ATGGGCTGGAGAGACTGGAAACACCTTATCAGGCGCAGGGCACGGCACATCTACCGCAGAACTGTGCGCGAAAAGGCATCCCCGGAGTTTATCGCCAAGGGCTGGGCCATCGGCATGTTCTATGGCTGTCTGGCGCCCTTTGGCCTGCAGATCTGCCTGTCCATCCCCACGGCCCTCTGGCTCAGGGGCAGCAAGACCGGCGCCATCTTCGGCACCCTCATCACCAATCCCGTCACCATTGTCTTCCTCTATCCCATGCAGTGCTATGTGGGTCTGCACTGCATGGGCAGCAACCATTCCTACCACGCCATCGAACGGGCGCTGGCCAACGTGCTGCAGGAGCAGAACTGGCATGCCCTGTCCGGCATCGGCTGGGAGCTGATCGCAGCCTTTTTTCTCGGCGGCGCGCTGCTGGCCTGCATCATGACACCGCTGTGCTACTACGGCATCCGCTTCCTCGTCATTCGTCACCGGGAAAAGCTGGCCCGAAAGGCCAGGGACAGCGTCTCCGGCCAGGAGGTTCGGCCTGCGCCGGAAGAGCGCGGGGCTGACAAAGGCTGA
- a CDS encoding MFS transporter yields the protein MNKKQILFASFSHFVCDVNSGSLPAILPFLISAHGLSYSMASALMLANSSLASIVQPIFGLLADRRARPWYMPAGILITGCGMAAVGFLDSYPAIFLVVMASGMGSALFHPAAVRFANMVSGSAPGTGMSIFSVGGNAGYLLAPILVVALMHLGGLPGLGLLAPLAAVLAGLMFYESLRFTRAQANGAQPRPNTAGRSRTVNDWQAFAKLTVNVICRSIIMVCLRAFIPLYWIAHFGQSETAAALALTVFGACGVCSNLAGGMLADRFGYRRVVRTSHALLLPLMLAFPFVDDFAVATVMLMALGVVQFLPFSSLVVLGQRYLGGHAGFAAGITMGLGMSVGGMAAPILGRVADIWGLGMAFHVLSGCALVSTIFAFLLSPAPKLPEDEEAT from the coding sequence ATGAACAAAAAACAGATTCTCTTCGCCTCGTTCAGCCACTTTGTCTGCGACGTCAACAGCGGCTCGCTCCCCGCGATCCTGCCCTTTCTCATCAGCGCCCATGGCCTGAGCTACAGCATGGCCAGCGCGCTCATGCTCGCCAATTCGAGTCTGGCCTCCATCGTCCAGCCCATCTTCGGCCTGCTCGCCGACCGCAGGGCCCGCCCCTGGTATATGCCGGCCGGCATCCTCATCACCGGCTGCGGCATGGCGGCAGTCGGCTTTCTGGACAGCTACCCGGCCATTTTCCTGGTCGTCATGGCGAGCGGCATGGGCTCGGCCCTCTTCCATCCGGCTGCCGTGCGCTTTGCCAACATGGTCTCCGGATCAGCGCCGGGCACGGGCATGAGCATCTTTTCCGTGGGCGGCAATGCCGGCTACCTACTCGCACCGATCCTGGTCGTGGCGCTGATGCACCTGGGCGGGCTCCCCGGACTGGGCCTGCTCGCGCCGCTCGCCGCAGTGCTGGCCGGCCTCATGTTCTACGAATCCCTGCGGTTCACGCGCGCGCAGGCCAACGGGGCCCAGCCGCGGCCGAATACGGCCGGCAGGTCCAGGACGGTCAACGACTGGCAGGCCTTTGCCAAACTCACGGTCAACGTCATCTGCCGTTCCATCATCATGGTCTGCCTGCGCGCCTTCATCCCGCTCTACTGGATCGCGCATTTCGGCCAGAGCGAGACGGCCGCGGCACTGGCGCTGACCGTCTTCGGCGCCTGCGGCGTGTGCAGCAACCTGGCGGGCGGCATGCTGGCCGATCGTTTCGGCTACCGCCGGGTGGTGCGCACGAGCCACGCGCTGCTCCTGCCGCTCATGCTCGCTTTTCCTTTTGTGGACGACTTTGCCGTGGCCACCGTCATGCTGATGGCCCTGGGCGTGGTTCAGTTTTTGCCCTTCAGCTCGCTGGTGGTCCTGGGGCAGCGCTATCTGGGCGGCCATGCGGGCTTTGCCGCAGGCATAACCATGGGGCTCGGCATGAGCGTGGGCGGCATGGCCGCGCCGATCCTGGGCAGGGTGGCGGATATCTGGGGCCTGGGCATGGCCTTTCACGTCCTGAGCGGCTGCGCGCTCGTGAGCACGATCTTTGCCTTTCTGCTGAGCCCGGCGCCGAAGCTGCCGGAGGATGAGGAGGCGACCTGA
- a CDS encoding sulfite exporter TauE/SafE family protein translates to MRKNMRSLLGLAVMLAALAMWQPGSARAEGAGEQNNGPAAVATMEAAGEAVNAAMDEAAKAAPDLSAFGNEKLKEAIAAAYTDGKLDMNAKPGFLGIPGGPKVNVVLAFLWAIWVGWIFSSVGAFGGVMASVGHISVFGLGDYAASFGKKTVMNKLVTDSIRVSNQWLVGTSSLISSFKYWTLGRIVLPLGIALGIGSLVGSILVPMLTQGKVDFKAYVGYFGIFVLALGCYLFYGTTAYARAKKQKANLAAKAFEEASKAHGGDSKGTRVVIKKISPLKVEFAFCGVDFSFNPVVPIIAGFLVASAASFLGVGGGFLLVPILTGINQLPMYLAAGTSAFAVLVGMVTSITTFMTSGTPVFWPLIGIELCGIVAGSWLGPITSKYIPDIWLKRLFIVIAFIVGINYVLRGFFGMRLW, encoded by the coding sequence ATGAGGAAAAACATGCGTTCCCTGCTGGGGCTGGCAGTGATGCTGGCTGCACTGGCCATGTGGCAGCCGGGTTCCGCCCGGGCAGAGGGAGCAGGCGAGCAAAATAATGGACCGGCAGCGGTCGCAACCATGGAAGCGGCCGGCGAAGCGGTCAACGCCGCTATGGACGAGGCCGCCAAGGCTGCGCCCGATCTGTCGGCCTTTGGCAACGAAAAGTTGAAAGAGGCCATTGCCGCCGCCTATACGGACGGCAAGCTGGACATGAACGCCAAGCCGGGCTTTCTGGGCATTCCCGGAGGCCCCAAGGTCAATGTCGTTCTGGCCTTTCTCTGGGCCATCTGGGTCGGCTGGATCTTCTCCAGCGTCGGCGCCTTCGGCGGCGTCATGGCCTCGGTCGGCCACATCAGCGTCTTCGGGCTGGGCGACTACGCCGCGTCATTCGGCAAGAAAACGGTCATGAACAAACTGGTGACCGACTCCATCCGCGTGTCCAACCAGTGGCTCGTGGGGACATCGTCCCTGATCTCCTCCTTCAAGTACTGGACGCTGGGCCGTATCGTGCTGCCGCTGGGCATCGCCCTGGGCATCGGTTCCCTGGTCGGCTCCATTCTCGTGCCCATGCTCACCCAGGGCAAGGTGGATTTCAAGGCCTATGTGGGCTATTTCGGCATTTTCGTGCTGGCTCTGGGCTGCTACCTCTTTTACGGCACCACGGCCTATGCCCGCGCCAAAAAGCAAAAGGCCAACCTCGCGGCCAAGGCCTTTGAAGAGGCCAGCAAGGCCCATGGCGGCGACAGCAAGGGCACCCGGGTCGTCATCAAAAAGATCAGCCCGCTGAAAGTGGAATTTGCCTTTTGCGGCGTGGATTTCTCCTTCAACCCGGTCGTGCCGATTATCGCCGGCTTTCTGGTCGCCTCGGCAGCCTCCTTCCTGGGCGTGGGCGGCGGCTTCCTGCTCGTGCCTATCCTGACCGGTATCAACCAGCTGCCCATGTATCTGGCCGCCGGCACCTCGGCCTTCGCGGTGCTGGTCGGCATGGTGACCTCCATCACCACCTTCATGACCAGCGGCACACCGGTGTTCTGGCCGCTGATCGGCATAGAACTCTGCGGCATCGTGGCCGGTTCCTGGCTCGGCCCGATCACTTCCAAATACATCCCCGACATCTGGCTGAAACGGCTCTTCATCGTGATCGCCTTCATCGTCGGCATCAACTACGTGCTGCGCGGCTTCTTCGGCATGCGCCTCTGGTAA
- a CDS encoding RBBP9/YdeN family alpha/beta hydrolase, with protein sequence MQKHVYIVHGYDASPKRHWFAWLKDEIEKSGAKADILTMPTPAHPQFKDWLKTLQESVKFEGEVYLVGHSLGCPTILNFLQDNVANGAVEGIVLVSGLAQPLSDPQFKMLDEFVNKDFDFGRIKVAAKQRAVVSAKDDYIVPFELSRELAGQIGAEFYEMQKGGHFLDRDGFTKFDLVYEILEKMMKLTD encoded by the coding sequence ATGCAAAAACACGTGTATATCGTGCATGGCTACGATGCTTCGCCTAAAAGGCATTGGTTTGCCTGGCTCAAAGATGAAATTGAAAAATCCGGTGCGAAAGCGGATATTTTAACGATGCCGACCCCTGCACACCCCCAATTCAAGGATTGGCTAAAAACTTTGCAAGAAAGCGTAAAATTTGAAGGCGAGGTTTATTTGGTCGGACACAGTCTCGGTTGCCCGACGATCTTGAATTTCTTGCAAGATAACGTCGCAAACGGCGCAGTAGAGGGTATCGTGCTGGTCTCAGGACTCGCTCAACCCCTTAGTGATCCGCAATTTAAAATGTTAGACGAGTTTGTGAATAAAGACTTTGATTTTGGGCGCATCAAAGTCGCCGCAAAACAGCGCGCAGTGGTCTCTGCAAAAGACGACTATATCGTGCCGTTCGAGTTGAGTCGCGAGCTGGCAGGACAAATTGGCGCCGAATTTTACGAAATGCAAAAAGGCGGACATTTTCTGGATAGGGACGGTTTTACGAAGTTCGATCTCGTCTATGAAATCTTGGAAAAAATGATGAAATTAACAGACTGA
- a CDS encoding amino acid ABC transporter permease: protein MSGTQTRSAGQPGARLRPAQLRDVLLYVLTLALLVWLLLRGAELSGYNWQWRKVPGFLISWQDGRPAAGALLRGLGVTLALTPAALLAAGLIGLAAALLRLSASPVGRVLSRVYLELVRNTPLLVQLFCLYFVLAPILGLGRMCTAILALGLFEGAYVSEIIRAGILSIDRGQWEACQVLGLNRWQSYRHVILPQALRRMLPPLTSQAVSLVKDSALVSTIAVYELTMQGRALIAETLLSFEIWLLVAALYLGLTLFLSVAAAWLRRRLARSIC, encoded by the coding sequence ATGTCTGGCACCCAAACCCGCTCTGCCGGTCAACCCGGCGCCCGCCTCCGGCCCGCACAGCTTCGCGATGTGCTGCTCTACGTCCTCACCCTGGCCCTGCTGGTCTGGCTGCTGCTGCGCGGGGCCGAACTCTCGGGCTACAACTGGCAGTGGCGGAAGGTGCCGGGTTTCCTGATCAGTTGGCAGGATGGCCGGCCGGCGGCCGGAGCCCTGCTGCGCGGGCTGGGCGTGACACTGGCCCTCACGCCGGCAGCGCTGCTGGCCGCCGGGCTGATCGGGCTTGCGGCAGCGCTGCTCAGGCTTTCCGCCTCGCCGGTGGGTCGGGTCCTCAGCCGGGTCTATCTGGAACTGGTGCGCAACACGCCGCTTCTGGTGCAGCTCTTCTGCCTCTACTTTGTCCTGGCCCCGATTCTCGGCCTGGGCCGCATGTGCACCGCCATTCTGGCCCTGGGGCTGTTCGAGGGCGCCTATGTCTCCGAAATCATCCGTGCCGGCATCCTGTCCATCGATCGCGGCCAGTGGGAGGCCTGCCAGGTTTTGGGTCTGAACCGCTGGCAGAGCTATCGCCACGTGATTCTGCCCCAGGCCCTGCGCCGGATGCTGCCCCCGCTCACCAGCCAGGCCGTGTCGCTGGTCAAGGATTCGGCCCTGGTCAGCACCATTGCCGTGTACGAACTCACCATGCAGGGCCGGGCGCTCATTGCCGAAACCTTGCTCAGCTTTGAAATCTGGCTGCTTGTGGCCGCGCTCTATCTGGGCCTGACCCTTTTCCTCTCCGTGGCGGCCGCATGGCTCAGACGGCGCCTTGCCAGAAGCATCTGTTAG
- a CDS encoding DUF5683 domain-containing protein, which yields MTPEAQEDKMPQDYSARIRNPGTAAVLSALLPGLGQIYNGTFWRALLWLLITPGLWLGTGGLLGWLCHVVAAVTAYNFAQRHPYH from the coding sequence ATGACACCTGAAGCCCAGGAGGACAAGATGCCCCAGGACTACTCCGCCCGTATTCGCAATCCCGGCACCGCCGCCGTGCTCAGCGCCCTGCTGCCGGGTCTTGGCCAGATCTACAACGGCACCTTCTGGCGTGCCCTGCTCTGGCTGCTTATCACGCCCGGCCTCTGGCTGGGCACCGGCGGCCTGCTGGGCTGGCTCTGCCACGTGGTCGCCGCCGTAACCGCCTACAATTTCGCCCAGAGGCACCCGTATCACTGA
- a CDS encoding transporter substrate-binding domain-containing protein, with protein MKTGLAFCMALLLACFALPTFAAEGAQEKAIDRMTRTGTIRVGLDVFVPWAMKDKNGQLIGFEVDVARKLAEDAGLQLELVPTEWSGIIPALLTGKFDAIIGGMTATAERNLKINFTNPYYFTSQGLLANRKLAKGMQVADFNRPEVTVAARMGSTAALTAKKLFPKAELRLFDTEPAAVQEVRNGRAHGMVSGQPLPVQQALAAPETLVAYPDKLALEPIAMGLRKGDVDTLNFLNNWIAREQASGWIQERYRYWFEGVEWRSRVQ; from the coding sequence ATGAAAACAGGACTGGCATTTTGTATGGCACTGCTGCTCGCCTGTTTCGCTCTGCCGACCTTTGCGGCGGAGGGAGCGCAGGAGAAGGCCATAGACCGCATGACCCGCACCGGCACCATCCGGGTGGGGCTGGATGTCTTTGTGCCCTGGGCCATGAAGGATAAAAACGGCCAACTGATCGGCTTCGAGGTGGATGTGGCCAGAAAGCTGGCCGAGGACGCGGGGCTGCAGTTGGAACTCGTGCCCACGGAATGGTCGGGCATCATCCCGGCGCTGCTGACCGGCAAGTTCGACGCCATTATCGGCGGCATGACCGCCACCGCCGAACGCAACCTGAAGATCAACTTCACAAACCCCTACTATTTCACAAGCCAGGGGCTTCTGGCCAACCGCAAACTGGCCAAAGGCATGCAAGTTGCCGACTTCAACCGGCCGGAAGTCACGGTGGCGGCCCGCATGGGTTCCACCGCGGCCCTGACCGCGAAAAAGCTGTTTCCCAAGGCCGAACTGCGACTCTTCGACACCGAACCGGCAGCGGTGCAGGAGGTGCGCAACGGCCGGGCCCACGGCATGGTCTCCGGTCAGCCGCTGCCGGTGCAGCAGGCCCTGGCCGCGCCCGAAACCCTGGTCGCCTATCCGGACAAACTCGCCCTGGAGCCCATTGCCATGGGCCTGCGCAAGGGGGATGTCGATACCTTGAACTTTCTGAACAACTGGATCGCCCGCGAACAGGCCAGCGGCTGGATTCAGGAGCGCTACCGCTACTGGTTCGAGGGCGTGGAGTGGCGCAGTCGGGTACAATGA
- a CDS encoding amino acid ABC transporter ATP-binding protein — MDRENPVPAVQILQASKSFAGGVTALRELSLEVQQGERVVIIGPSGSGKSTLLRCLAGLEPVDAGRILIEGVPLDEKTRRKIGMVFQSFNLFPHLTVLDNLNLAQRLVQKKSLAEATAASLELLARVNMPDKARSLPGELSGGQQQRVAIARALALKPRIMLFDEVTSALDPEMIGEVLSVIRDLAQAGMTMLVVTHEMAFARELGERVIFMEQGEVIETGDSKSFFARPREARTRDFLSRIL; from the coding sequence ATGGACAGAGAAAACCCGGTGCCAGCAGTGCAAATCCTGCAGGCCAGCAAAAGCTTTGCCGGCGGCGTGACGGCCCTCAGAGAGCTGAGCCTGGAGGTGCAACAGGGCGAAAGAGTGGTCATCATCGGCCCGTCCGGCTCTGGCAAGTCCACCCTGCTGCGCTGTCTGGCCGGCCTGGAGCCCGTGGATGCCGGCCGCATCCTGATAGAGGGCGTCCCCCTGGACGAAAAAACGCGACGCAAAATCGGCATGGTGTTCCAGTCCTTCAACCTGTTTCCACACCTGACGGTGCTGGACAACCTCAATCTGGCCCAGCGGCTGGTGCAGAAAAAAAGCCTGGCCGAGGCCACGGCCGCAAGCCTCGAACTGCTGGCCAGGGTCAACATGCCGGACAAAGCCCGGAGTCTGCCGGGGGAGCTTTCCGGAGGGCAGCAACAGCGGGTGGCCATTGCCCGCGCCCTGGCGCTGAAGCCCAGGATCATGCTCTTCGACGAGGTCACCAGCGCCCTGGATCCGGAGATGATCGGCGAGGTGCTGAGCGTGATCCGCGATCTGGCCCAGGCCGGCATGACCATGCTGGTCGTCACCCACGAAATGGCTTTTGCCCGGGAACTCGGGGAGCGGGTGATCTTCATGGAGCAGGGAGAGGTGATCGAAACCGGGGACAGCAAGAGCTTTTTTGCCCGGCCGCGGGAGGCGCGCACCCGGGACTTTCTGAGCCGGATCCTGTAG
- the metW gene encoding methionine biosynthesis protein MetW — MHTVSDSDRGGALLRYDLQVIASWIAPGERVLDLGCGNGDLLAHLRDCKQVQATGIELDESKVARCIQRGLTVLQGDFCTEIGDYPDNCFDVVILSQTLQQIGRPHDLLLDMLRVGRRAIVSFPNFAHWRVRLQMLACGRAPITDQLPYAWYDTPNIRVLSIGDFQRFMRRFGMQAVREVAINTHHHETRGHQVRTLTNLRATYGIFMLEKEVR, encoded by the coding sequence ATGCACACTGTATCTGACAGCGACAGGGGCGGCGCGCTTTTGCGCTATGACCTGCAGGTGATAGCCTCCTGGATAGCGCCCGGTGAGCGGGTGCTCGACCTGGGCTGCGGCAACGGCGATCTGCTGGCCCATCTGCGTGATTGCAAGCAGGTGCAGGCCACGGGCATAGAACTGGACGAGTCCAAGGTGGCCCGCTGCATCCAGCGGGGGCTGACGGTGCTGCAGGGCGATTTCTGTACGGAAATTGGCGACTACCCGGACAACTGCTTTGACGTGGTCATCCTGAGCCAGACTCTGCAGCAGATTGGCAGACCCCACGATTTGCTGCTGGACATGCTGCGCGTCGGCAGGCGCGCCATCGTGAGTTTTCCGAATTTCGCCCACTGGCGCGTCCGCCTGCAGATGCTCGCCTGCGGCCGTGCGCCCATCACCGACCAACTGCCCTACGCATGGTATGACACGCCCAATATCCGGGTGCTGTCCATTGGCGATTTCCAGCGCTTCATGCGCCGCTTTGGCATGCAGGCCGTGCGCGAGGTGGCCATCAACACCCACCACCACGAAACCCGGGGCCATCAGGTGCGCACCCTCACCAATCTGCGGGCCACCTATGGCATTTTCATGCTGGAGAAGGAGGTCAGGTAG
- a CDS encoding pyridoxal phosphate-dependent aminotransferase, with product MGIARKMREMNEKSSTIRKMFEEGLRMKAQFGVDNVYDFSLGNPDVPPPARFSQILQQVAAEERPGVHSYMPNPGFMATREAVAARVSREQGLKLAGTDVVMNCGAAGALNVIFKAVLDPGDEVLVPAPYFVEYGFYADNHGGVLKTVACDAQFNLDLNAIEAALTPKTKVVLLNSPNNPTGQIYPAAALNELGALLDRASRKFGHRIFMVADEPYRNIVFDNNTVAPFMQASTNTLVASSFSKELSVPGERIGYIAVHPDMEDKEALLSALILGLRILGFVNAPALMQRVVARLDGAAVESGVYAQRLAAFCEVLDAAGLEYVRPKGAFYLFPKTPIADDARFCALLQDERILAVPGRSFGLAGHIRLAFCVEEKVIRASAEGFKRAVAAAGKL from the coding sequence ATGGGTATTGCCAGAAAGATGCGCGAAATGAACGAAAAGTCGTCCACGATTCGCAAGATGTTTGAAGAGGGCCTGCGCATGAAGGCGCAGTTCGGCGTGGACAATGTCTATGATTTCAGCCTGGGCAATCCGGACGTGCCGCCGCCGGCCCGCTTTTCCCAGATCCTGCAACAGGTGGCGGCCGAGGAGAGGCCCGGGGTGCACAGCTATATGCCGAATCCCGGCTTCATGGCCACCCGTGAGGCCGTGGCGGCCCGGGTTTCCAGAGAGCAGGGGCTGAAGCTCGCCGGCACGGATGTGGTGATGAACTGCGGTGCGGCCGGCGCGCTGAATGTCATCTTCAAGGCCGTGCTCGACCCTGGCGACGAGGTGCTGGTGCCAGCGCCCTACTTTGTGGAGTACGGCTTTTATGCGGACAATCACGGCGGCGTGCTCAAGACTGTGGCATGCGACGCACAGTTCAACCTGGATCTGAACGCCATCGAAGCCGCGCTGACGCCAAAAACCAAGGTGGTTCTGCTGAACAGCCCGAACAACCCGACCGGCCAGATCTATCCGGCCGCGGCCCTGAATGAACTGGGCGCCCTTTTGGACCGTGCGAGCAGGAAGTTCGGTCACCGCATTTTCATGGTTGCGGACGAGCCCTACCGGAACATCGTGTTTGACAACAACACGGTGGCGCCGTTCATGCAGGCTTCGACCAACACGCTTGTGGCCTCCTCCTTTTCCAAGGAGCTTTCGGTGCCGGGCGAGCGCATCGGCTACATCGCCGTGCATCCGGACATGGAAGACAAGGAGGCGCTGCTCTCGGCCCTGATTCTGGGTCTGCGCATCCTGGGCTTTGTCAACGCCCCGGCCCTGATGCAGCGCGTGGTGGCGCGGCTGGACGGCGCGGCGGTGGAGAGCGGTGTGTATGCACAGCGACTCGCCGCCTTCTGCGAGGTCCTGGATGCCGCCGGCCTCGAATACGTGCGGCCCAAGGGCGCCTTCTATCTCTTCCCCAAAACGCCGATTGCCGACGACGCCAGGTTCTGCGCCCTCTTGCAGGACGAGCGCATCCTTGCGGTGCCGGGCCGTAGCTTTGGGCTGGCCGGTCATATCCGCTTGGCCTTCTGTGTGGAGGAAAAGGTGATTCGCGCCTCGGCGGAAGGCTTCAAAAGGGCGGTGGCAGCCGCCGGGAAGCTGTAA
- a CDS encoding DUF169 domain-containing protein, with the protein MPLSYAEMERHLMDELRLYHHPIAVTFLATDAEVAEFKRTTPHVVPVKSLTFCQWEIAARMQGKTVLGTKDKLFCTNAQCSFGWHEIDEGEIKSQLKYCVDAAQAERFLRSKPHLPKDSIRALAVGPLGQAVLPPSVVHFYCDSMQAYHLAVDYMAATDTHPIRPLLMMSSSACGSSAYSFLEQAFNFCPPCSGSYNAGKTERGEVNVTIPGTQIGAVVERLLARIEEKGSAAITRPGDYFPGGDICKNCPIIIFKNDTAACEGCGKN; encoded by the coding sequence ATGCCGCTCAGTTACGCCGAAATGGAACGCCACCTGATGGATGAACTGCGTCTGTACCATCATCCCATTGCCGTGACCTTTCTCGCCACGGATGCAGAGGTGGCAGAGTTCAAACGCACGACACCCCACGTGGTGCCGGTCAAATCGCTGACCTTCTGCCAGTGGGAGATCGCCGCCCGGATGCAGGGCAAGACCGTGCTCGGCACCAAGGACAAGCTCTTCTGCACCAACGCCCAGTGCAGTTTCGGCTGGCATGAAATCGACGAAGGCGAAATCAAATCCCAGCTCAAGTACTGTGTGGACGCAGCCCAGGCGGAGCGCTTTCTCCGCTCCAAGCCCCATCTGCCCAAGGACAGCATCAGGGCCCTGGCTGTGGGGCCTCTGGGACAGGCAGTGCTGCCGCCCTCCGTCGTGCATTTTTATTGCGACTCCATGCAGGCCTATCACCTGGCCGTGGACTACATGGCCGCGACCGATACCCATCCGATCCGGCCGCTGCTGATGATGAGTTCTTCGGCCTGCGGCAGCAGCGCCTACAGCTTTCTGGAACAGGCCTTCAACTTCTGTCCGCCCTGCTCCGGCTCCTACAACGCGGGCAAAACGGAGCGCGGCGAGGTCAACGTGACCATTCCCGGCACACAGATCGGCGCGGTAGTTGAGCGTCTGCTGGCCCGTATCGAGGAAAAGGGTTCGGCCGCCATCACCCGGCCCGGCGACTATTTCCCCGGCGGCGACATCTGCAAGAACTGCCCGATCATTATTTTTAAAAACGACACTGCGGCCTGCGAAGGCTGCGGCAAAAACTGA
- the metX gene encoding homoserine O-acetyltransferase MetX: MSIASSPQAETARLIVRRQFYTFAEPPNQMVLDSGARLGPITLAYETIGQLNADRSNAVLILHACSGDAHVAGYSSESDTRPGWWDNMVGPGKAIDTNIYFVICSNILGSCVGSSGPASINPATCDFYGLSFPMVTIGDMVRAQKHLIEHLGIRKLMALIGGSVGGMQVLQWCVDYPEMVRSAIPLATTSRHSAQAIAFNEVARQAIMADPAWNHGNYYDGPGPAHGLAVARMIGHVTYLSDAAMREKFGRRLHSSSLSFNFGGDFEVESYLHHQGKKFVDRFDANSLLYITKAADYFDLGRDGSHQLIRPELAKVPFLVLSFSSDWLYPTYQSKAIVAALKKNGSDVSFCEIEAQWGHDAFLLPNDNMNRLVSGFLARIYHAHCI, translated from the coding sequence ATGAGCATTGCCAGCAGTCCACAGGCAGAGACGGCCAGGCTGATTGTCAGGCGGCAATTCTACACCTTTGCCGAGCCGCCGAACCAGATGGTTCTGGACAGCGGGGCCAGGCTGGGCCCCATCACCCTGGCCTACGAGACCATCGGCCAGCTCAACGCCGACCGATCGAACGCGGTGCTCATTCTGCACGCCTGCTCGGGCGATGCGCACGTGGCCGGCTATTCGAGCGAGTCCGATACCCGCCCCGGCTGGTGGGACAACATGGTGGGTCCGGGCAAGGCCATTGACACCAATATCTATTTCGTTATCTGCAGCAATATTCTCGGCAGTTGCGTGGGCTCATCCGGGCCGGCGTCCATCAATCCGGCCACCTGCGACTTCTATGGCCTCAGCTTTCCCATGGTCACCATCGGCGACATGGTGCGGGCGCAAAAGCACCTGATCGAGCATCTGGGCATCAGGAAGCTGATGGCCCTGATCGGCGGCTCGGTGGGCGGCATGCAGGTTTTGCAGTGGTGCGTGGACTATCCCGAAATGGTGCGTTCGGCCATTCCGCTCGCCACCACGAGCCGGCATTCGGCCCAGGCCATTGCCTTCAACGAGGTGGCCCGGCAGGCCATCATGGCCGACCCGGCCTGGAACCACGGCAACTATTACGACGGTCCCGGCCCTGCCCACGGGCTCGCGGTGGCACGCATGATCGGGCATGTGACCTATCTCTCCGATGCCGCCATGCGGGAAAAATTCGGCCGCAGGCTGCACAGCAGCAGTCTGTCCTTCAACTTTGGCGGCGATTTCGAGGTGGAAAGCTATCTGCACCATCAGGGCAAGAAATTTGTGGACCGCTTCGACGCCAACTCCCTGCTCTACATCACCAAGGCGGCCGACTACTTTGACCTGGGCCGCGACGGCAGCCACCAGCTCATCAGGCCGGAGCTGGCGAAGGTGCCCTTTCTGGTGCTGTCCTTCAGCTCGGACTGGCTCTATCCGACCTATCAGTCCAAGGCGATCGTGGCAGCGCTCAAGAAGAACGGCAGCGATGTGAGTTTCTGCGAAATAGAGGCGCAGTGGGGTCATGACGCCTTTCTTTTGCCCAACGACAACATGAACCGGCTCGTCAGCGGCTTTCTGGCGCGGATCTACCATGCACACTGTATCTGA